The following are encoded in a window of Vigna unguiculata cultivar IT97K-499-35 chromosome 8, ASM411807v1, whole genome shotgun sequence genomic DNA:
- the LOC114195507 gene encoding kelch repeat-containing protein At3g27220, with protein sequence MVRASVKLGSAKLVVICVGLLGFALIADFLWASTSSTLLTSKPSTLVIPEKKNHKNVTASGRFLAAAYADLDAPNLHWEKMPPCPVPRLDGAAIQIRDLLFVFAGYGTIDYVHSHVDVYNFSDNSWGERFDMPKEMAHSHLGMVTDGRYIYIVTGQYGPQCRGPTARTFVLDAETRKWQDLPPLPVPRYAPATQLWRGRLHVMGGSKENRHTPGLEHWSLAVKDGKALENEWKAEVSIPRGGPHRACVVVDDRLYVLGGQEGDFMAKPGSPIFKCSRRPEVVYTDVYMLDDEMTWKTLPPMPKPNSHIEFAWVVVNNSIVIAGGTTEKHPVTKKMVLNGEVVQFNLNTLKWSVIGKLPFRVKTTLVGFWNGWLYFTSGQRDKGPDDPSPKKVIGELWRTKLKLNDY encoded by the exons ATGGTTCGAGCGTCGGTGAAGTTGGGTTCGGCGAAGTTGGTGGTGATCTGCGTGGGCCTATTGGGTTTTGCTCTCATCGCCGATTTTCTATGGGCCTCCACCTCTTCCACGCTTCTCACTTCCAAACCCTCCACATTGGTCATCcctgaaaagaaaaatcacaaaaatgtcACCGCTTCTGGAAGGTTCCTCGCCGCCGCCTACGCCGATTTGGATGCGCCGAACCTCCACTGGGAGAAGATGCCTCCGTGTCCCGTTCCTCGCCTTGACGGAGCCGCCATTCAGATTCGCGATCTCCTCTTCGTCTTCGCCGGTTACGGCACCATCGATTAC GTGCATTCTCACGTTGATGTGTACAATTTTAGTGATAATAGTTGGGGAGAGAGATTCGACATGCCGAAAGAGATGGCGCATTCGCATTTGGGAATGGTGACTGATGGGAGATACATTTATATTGTCACTGGACAGTATGGCCCCCAGTGCAGAGGTCCCACTGCTCGTACGTTTGTGCTCGACGCTGAAACCAGGAAATGGCAAGATCTACCTCCTTTGCCGGTACCTAG GTATGCACCAGCAACTCAACTTTGGAGAGGTAGACTTCACGTGATGGGTGGCAGTAAGGAGAATCGGCATACGCCTGGATTAGAACACTGGAGTCTTGCTGTGAAGGATGGAAAAGCTTTAGAAAATGAATGGAAGGCTGAGGTATCCATTCCTCGTGGTGGACCTCACAG GGCTTGTGTTGTGGTTGATGATCGTCTTTATGTTCTCGGTGGTCAAGAAGGTGATTTTATGGCCAAACCTGGGTCACCTATTTTTAAGTGTTCACGCAGACCAGAG GTGGTCTATACTGATGTTTACATGCTGGATGATGAGATGACGTGGAAAACGTTGCCTCCAATGCCAAAACCAAATTCACATATTGAATTTGCTTGGGTGGTTGTAAATAACTCCATTGTCATTGCTGGTGGCACAACAGAGAAGCACCCTGTAACCAAGAAGATGGTTTTAAACGGAGAAGTAGTCCAGTTTAACTTGAATACTTTG AAGTGGTCAGTGATTGGAAAATTACCATTCCGAGTGAAAACCACTCTAGTTGGATTTTGGAATGGATGGTTGTACTTCACTTCCGGACAGAGAGACAAGGGACCTGATGATCCATCACCCAAAAAGGTTATTGGAGAGCTGTggagaacaaaattaaaacttaatgaCTACTGA
- the LOC114195085 gene encoding GRF1-interacting factor 3-like → MTRKMQPSPPNMRVPRTITSNDVQWYLDENKRLIMAIFENMKLRKFDNCAQYQEQLQKNLMYLAALADWQHSQSQVMLPQVQQMIVPSSMQHPEFVPNAQEPRISPPNMALQFANAREQLYQQVALRAGWIGNGTKPMYGGESGFGGGKSGASTSTASPNDACGGSLQGPSHGGDDHGNN, encoded by the exons ATGACCAGAAAAATGCAGCCGTCACCACCGAATATGCGGGTTCCCCGAACAATAACCAGCAATGATGTTCAATGG TATCTTGATGAGAACAAGAGGCTGATTATGgcaatatttgaaaatatgaaaCTCAGGAAATTTGATAACTGTGCCCA GTACCAAGAGCAGCTTCAAAAGAATTTAATGTATTTAGCAGCACTTGCTGATTGGCAACATTCACAATCACAAGTCATGCTTCCACAg GTGCAGCAAATGATTGTACCCTCTAGCATGCAACATCCTGAGTTTGTACCAAATGCTCAAGAACCAAGAATTTCCCCTCCAAATATGGCATTGCAATTTGCTAATGCTCGAGAACAGCTATACCAGCAAGTAGCATTGAGAGCTGGATGGATCGGTAATGGCACAAAACCAATGTATGGTGGTGAGAGTGGTTTTGGAGGTGGCAAGAGTGGTGCCTCAACTTCAACTGCAAGTCCAAATGATGCATGTGGGGGAAGCTTGCAAGGACCTTCTCATGGTGGAGATGACCATGGAAATAACTGA